TCGGTGCGAGTAGCCATCTCGCCGACGCGCCAGCGAATCCCCTGAAAGTCGCCGATTGACTGGCCGAACTGCTCGCGGCCGGAGACGTGAGCCACGGTGTCGTCGAGCGCCGCTCGCGCGATGCCGACCGCGCGGGCGGGGACGTTGACGCCCGTGTTTATCCGACCGCGCTCGACGTACGCTTCATCCTCCTCGCCCACGAGCCGCTCGGCCGGCACGCGGACGTCCGACAGCGAGACCTTGGGTGATTTGACGCTCCGCGCGCCGAGGGTCTCCCAGACGGTCTCGACGGCGAACTCGTCAGTGGGAATCAAGAATGCGCTAACGTTGTGCGGTGCGTCGCTCTCCGGGCCGGTCTTCGCGTAGGTAAGCACCGTATCGGCGTCGAAGAAATTCGTCACCCAGCGCTTGTGACCATTGAGGATCCAGTCGTCTCCGCGTCCGCCGGCGCGCTCGGCTCGTGTCTCCATCGCCAGTTTGTCGCTTCCAGCATGGTCCTCGCTGAGACCGAGCGCGCCGACGGTCTCGAAGCGCGCCATCGCGGGCAGGTACTCCGCTTTGAGTCGCTCCGAGCCGAAGCGCTCGACGACCGTCGCCACGCCGAGATGCAGCGCGAGCGCGCTCGCGACGGGCATCATCGCCGCCGCGAGTTCCTCGATGGCGATCACGAGTTCGACGAGACCCGCACCGCGACCGCCGTATTTCTCGGGTAAGGTGAGTCCCGTGAAGCGTCGCTCGCCGAGATCGGCGAGGATCTCCTCTGGATACTCCTCGTTTCGATCGAGTGCGCCGGCGCGCGGGACGACCTCGCTCCGTGCGTACTCGCGGAGTTCGTCCCGGAGATCGCACTGGGCGTCGGTGAGTTCGAAGCGCATGATGGGTATCGAACGATTCACTGCATGACGATAGGGATAGCGGCAAACGGCGGGCGAACCGGTCCGTTTGAACCCTCGGCGCTCGTCCCGTCGCCGTGAACGTCGTATTCCACCACACCGAGGACGACCCCGACTTCCACGCACGCGTCACCGGCAACATCGAGAACCTGCTGGACGACGAGACGGTCGAGACGGATTCGGTTGTACTCGTCTCGAACGGCGGCGGTATCGCGCTGCTCACCGAGGACTCACCACGGCGCGCGGCGGTCGAGGATCTCCAGAAACGTGGCGTCGCGTTCAAACAGTGCTCGAACACGCTCACGGGCATCGACATTACTGAATCGGACCTCATCGACGGCGTCGAACTCGTCTCGTCGGGCGTGGGCGAAGTCGCCCGGCTCGAAGCGGCCGGCTACGTCTACATCACGCCCTAGAGGAACAGCGCCGGGATCGTGTTCCGGAAGATGTTGAGCGAGATGATAAAGAGCAGCCCGATGACGAACCACGTGAATTTCTGCTCGTCGATCTCGATGCGCCGGAGGTAGGTTCCCAAGAGGAGGCCGACGATGGCGACGACGGCGATGATCGACCCGAGCCAGAGGCGATAGGGCGTCATCAGGTCGGTGAAAAAGGTCATGAGAACGATGCGGGTGGCGAAGATCGTGCCGAGCGCCATCGATAGCCCGCCGATGTATTTCTCGGCGTCGCGCTCGAAGGTGTGGAAGTACGCCGGCAGCACGGGGCCGAGGTTTGCGGCGGCGAGCAAGAATCCCTCGACGAGTCCGATCGCACCCAGCGCGATGGGATGGTGGGCCTCCTCGATGACGACGAAGTTCTCGACGACCTGGAAGACGACGTAGGCGAGGATGATGAGACCGATGAGAAACGGAACGAGCGGGCCGGTGCTGAACTGTGTGAGAAAGACCACGCCGATGACGGTGCCGATAATGGCGAGGATCATCAGCGGCCACTGCTCGCGGATGAATCCGATGCCGGTGCCGGTATCGCCCATCTGAAACACGTTGATGATCAGCGGCGGGACGGCGAGGACGACCACCGCGAGCGTCGGGTCGATGACGCTCACGAGGACGGGGGTAACGATGAGCGAAAACCCGAACCCAAGCATCCCCATGACCGTTCCGGCGAGGACGGCGACGCCGACGAGCAGGACGAACAGACCCTCCGAGACGTCCGATTGGATCCCCTGTGTGATGTTCTCCGTCCCCGGAAAGAGCACGATCGCCGTCGCGATGGCGGCGAAGGTCGCACCCGTCATCAGCACTTCGCGATAGTGAAAGTGGGTGAGATTGTCGATGAACTGTGCGACGTCGATGCTGGATTCGCGTGTTCCCATTCGATGAATACTCCTCGAAGATGGCCGACAGCGTGCCGACCGCACTTACCGAGTATACGCACAGCACACGTATGGGGGTGCGGTCCTCGGAGAGAACTGCGTGTACGTGAGTCGAAATCGTGGTCGTTCGTCCGTCGATGCCGACGCTCACGACCCCGCTACCGATGGTAATCGACTGATCGCGACCGTCGCTAAAAGGGGCAATACTGTCCTACAATATCGTTCGATCGACGACCCGTCGGTCGTTGAGAACGATGGCTGAGAGGAGTAAGCCCCCTTCTGTTCGTCCCGGCATTCGGCTGAGCGTCCACGTCCCTGCCGGGCTACCGTGCGGCTCGCGCCGCGTGGCGTGGACTTGCACCGGTGAGGATTCGCCGTTCCATCCGTTCTCCACCCTCATCCCTCGACGGGTTAGCTCCCCGTTGCTTTGTCCGACCAACGGCCGTTTTGCGCGGGGTTCGCACGCTCGCGGCATGGGAGACGGCGGAGCCGTCTCCTTTCGAGGCGGTGAAACCGCCTCGCGCCGCTCGCGCCGAGGCGGTGGCGATGCCACCGCCCGCGTCGCATCGGTCGGGCGGAGGGGTCTCGTTGCTGTTCCAGCGCCGACGGTCTCCCGTCCCGGGGTTTCCCCGGTCACCTGCCCGGCGGTGGGGGGACTTTCCTCGCGTGCGCGCCTGCTGGTACGTGTGCGCCGGCAGGCGTGCCGCGGTGGCCAGGCTCTCTCTGCCGATTCACGATAGGCTGGCAACCATGAAAAGCGGTTCGCTCGTCACGTGAACCCGACCGTATCGGCGTCCGCGGCGGCGCGCTCGGTCGCCTCGTCGATGTCGAACTCCCGAACGAGGTCGCCGTCACGAATCAGCGGGGAGAGCAGCGGTTCACCCTCCGACTCGTGGTCGGCGAGGGCGACGTGATGGCCACCGTCGCCCGTTCGATAGACCTGTTTTTTCCCCGAGAGCTTGCCCCGTTTGGCGGCTGGTTCGCCGTCGATCTCGACGATGTCGAGCGCGAAATCCACCGGGTCCGCGTTCGAGACGTAGCCGCCGACGCCGAAGCCGGCGGCGTCGCCGCGGAGTTCGTGGAGCGAATCGGGATCGAGACCGCCGCTGACGAACACTTCCACGTCCTCGCGCCCGCGCGCGTCGAGTTCCCAGCGCACCTCGCGGATGATATGGCGGATGTCGCCCCGCCGGGAACTCGTCGTGTCGATGCGTACGCTGTCGAGGTTTTCGCCGAGCGCGTCGGCTGCGCGCAGCACTTCATCGACTTCGTCCGAGTAGGTGTCACAGAGCGTGATGCGGGGGACTGAATCGGCAACCGCCTCGTCGAAGGCTGTCCACGCTTCCTCTTGATTACCCTTGCCGAAGGCGATGACGAGCGCGTGGGGCATCGTCCCGCTCGGCTCCCGGCTGAGTAACTCGCCCGCGGCCACGTGCGAGAAGCCGTCGAATCCGCCCACGAGCGCGCTCCGCTCGACGACAGCCGCGATGGACGGATGAACGTGGCGCGCGCCGAAACTCAAGAGTGAGGAATCGGGGGCCGCCCGCCGCGCACGCAGCGCGTTCGTCGCCATCCCCGACGCCTGCGAGAGAAATCCCAGGAGAGCCGTTTCGAGCCGGGCGAATTCGAGATACGAACCTTCGATGGACAGCACGGGACCGCCGTCGAACAACCGGCCTTCGTGTAGGGCGTCCACGTCGATACCCCGACCGGCGAGCAGACGGGCGGCGTCGGCGACACCCGCGAAGACCTCGAACTCACCCGTTGGAAACTGGTCGGCCGTCACCTCGGCGACGACGTGAGGGTTTTTCCCGGCGTGGTCGAGCGTCTCGACGGTGCGCTCGAAGTAGGCGTCGGTCGCGCGGCCCTCGCGGATGGTCGCGGGCGAGATGACGTCGAACGGGTCGGACATGGGGAGAGTGGTTGGTCGGCCGGCAAAAACCATTCGTCACCCGCCCGCATGAACCGCGTCGAGGTCGCCCGTCTGCGGCGCATTGACGATGGTCACCGTATCGCCCTGTCGAGAAATCCGGAAGGCGTCGGCGAAGGGACTCGACCGCTCGACCTCCCAGACGCCCTGTCGGCCGAGCACGCGCTCGCCGCCCCAGTGGGTGAGTAGTTGGCGGTAGCCACGGACGAACTCACGAGCCTCCTGTGGGGAATCCCACGCGAGTTTCCAGACGTACCCGGTCCGATTGTCCTTCTGGTAGACGGCCATCCGGTCGCCGTCCCAGCCGTTCGTGTAGTCGAGACCGTACTCGAACGGGTCGGTTCGGTTGACGTTCCCTCCTTCGAGGTTGAGGAACGATTCGGGCGGGATGGCCGGCGACTGATTGTAGCTGTCGTAGATGGTGTAGCCGAACATCGCCGACAGCGCCGATTGGCCGAGCGTGGCGTAGTCCGGTCGGCCGTCGGGTCGCACCCGCTCCCAGCCCGCGGAATTCGAATCCCGGATCGTGAGGTTCGTCGGCGTGTCGTTGCCGTATTTCTCGGGGTGGATGATCTGCTCGGTGCTCTCGGGGACGTCCTCGTGGAGGGCGTTCACCCCGTCCCAGCCGGCGCGCTCGTAGACCGCATCGACGAACGCCGGCCCGTCGGCGTACGGGAAGTATTCGAGCGCGTAGACGCCGAGATGCAGGCCACCCCCGCCGCCACTGCCGCCAGCAGCACCGACATCGAGACAGCGCCACTGGCCGCCACAGTTGCCCTCGTAGCGGCGCTGGACGTAGTTCGCCTCGCCCTCGACGAGTCCGTTGCGGGCGTTGTAGCCGTCGCGGGTCGGCGGCGCGTTTCGCGAAAGGTCGAACTGCTGGTCCTGGAGCGCGTGGACCAGTTCGTGGGCGAGCGTCGAGCGCCCGAGTTTCGGGGTGGCGCTGTCCGAGACCACCACGATGGAATCGTTGCGTGGGCTGTAGTAGCCGAGGACGTTCTGATTACGGTTAGACTGCTGGACGGCCAGCGAGTTGTTCCCCTCGCCGATGAGGAAGAGTCCCTCGAACTTCGCGTTGTCGAAGGTGCGGAACGCCGCCGAGCGCGCCCCGCCGCCGGTCGCGTTCGGTCGGCCCTGGAACTCCTCGCGCGAGATGACCTTCACGGGAACGGTGCTCTCGAACTCCAACTCCCGAACGCGCTCGATGCGGGCCATCGTCCGGTTGACGAGCGCGGACTGTTCGCTCTCGTTGAGACCGTCTGCTCCGGTGACCGGGACCGACTCGTTGTACCAATACCCCCCTTCCCAGCCGAGAACGTCCTCGGGCGGGTCGGCGAGGTTCGTGGCCGGGGCGTCGGCGGTCGCGGTGCCGGTTCCGTCCGCCGAGGATCCACCCGAACCACCCGCCGAAGAGCCGTTCGAGCCGTTCGCCGCGGGACCCGCCGGCCCGTCGGTCGCGGCGGGTGTCCCCTCGCCCCCGAGCGAGAAAGGGGCGCTACAGCCGGCGAGGACGACGAACAGCACACACAGGAGGGCAGCGAGCGGTCGCATAGCACGAGGAGGGATGCGGCGGGCAAAAAAGGTCCGACTGGCGAAAGGATTTGTCGAGGCCGGGAGAACGGAGGATATGGAGTTCGATTCCGAGCGAACGGCCGTCGTGGTGGTGGACATGCAAGACGGGTTCTGTCACCCCGACGGCAGCCTCCACGCCCCGACGAGCGAGCGCGTCGTCGACCCCATCGCCGAACTGCTCGATGCGGCCCGCACGGCGGGCGCGTCGGTGGTGTTCACCAAGGACGTCCATCCCGAAGAACAGTTCGGCGACACCCACTACTACGACGAGTTCGACCGCTGGGGCGAACACGTCGTCGAGGGCACGTGGGAGACCGACATCGTCGACGGTCTCGACGTCGAGGCGAACGACCACGTGGTCGAAAAGCACACCTACGACGCCTTTCACGAAACCGAGTTAGCGGGCTGGCTCGACGCCCACGGCATCGACGACCTCCTGTTCTGTGGCACGCTCGCGAACGTCTGCGTGCTCCACACCGCGGGCAGCGCCGGCCTGCGCGACTACAGACCCGTGCTCGTCGAGGATGCCATCGGCTACATCGAGGAGGACCATCACGAGTACGCGCTCGACCACGCCGACTGGCTGTTCGGGGAAGTCACCGAGCGTGAGGATATCGAGTTCGTCTGAGTCAGTTCCGGAAGAGCCGGTAGGCTCCCTGGCCGGTGGCGACGGCTTTGCTCTCGCCGTCGGGTGCGTCGCTCTCGACGGTCACCGTGGAAACGCCGACGCTCGACCCTGCGCGGATCACCTCGGCGGTCGCCGTGAGGTCGCTGCCGGCGGGACGGAGGTAGTTGAGATTCAAATTGATGGTCGCCACGTCGTCGTTCATCGGGTCGTCGAGGAAGGGCCGGAGCGCGATGCCACCGGCGGTGTCGATGAGTGTCGCGGCGATACCGCCGTGGATGCGCGCTGGCGTCTCGCCGCCCTCGCCCGGCCGCGAGTTCGTCAGTTTCTCGTCGAACGGGATGGTCATCACGAGCGTTCCGTAGTCCATCGACTCGACTTGCGTGCCGAGCCACGAGAGATAGCCGTGGGCGTCGATGTAGCGCTGGAGCAGGTCGGTCGTCTGCTCTGGGATTTCGTCGCTCATGACGATGCGTGACCGGCGAACGGTTTGTACCCGTCGGTAGCGTCAACCGACCGATAGCCTCAGGCGAGCGCGGACCTTCATCCAGCCATGACCGACGGCCCGGAGTACGACGTCGATTTTCGCGCCCAGCCCGAACAGTACGACGTCGGCCGCGGTGAAGAGGGCGTTTTCAAAGTCGAGCCGTACAAGAGCGAACTGCTCGACCTGTGGGGGTACGCCGACCGCGAGACCGCCGACGAGGCGGGCGAAAGAATCTACGAGAAGTACCGAGAGTACCGCGAGCGCGAGGAGTTTCCGGGGATGGACATGGCGCGCAAGTACCTTCAGATGGGCTATACGCGGGCGATGCGATACGCGCGCTATCCCGGCGGGCAGAAATACCGTGATGGCAAAGAGCGCGACCCCGAGTTCTGGGCCGACCACGACAAGCGCGAGGCGGCCCTCGTCTACGAGGTGTGGTGGGAGATGGTCGAAGACGACGAGCGCTATCGGGAATTGAAAACACGCCACCGCGAGCAGTACGACTGAACGGCGCGAGCCTCAGTGCTCGTTCGTGTCGTCTTCCGTCTCGACCGACGTTTCGTCGTCGGCTGTCCCCTCCTCGGTCGGCGTCCGAACAGCGGTCCGGCGTCGGTCGGGACCGACCATCCGGGGGAAGACGAGTTCGAGGAACTGAACGACGACGACCATCAGTAGTGGTCCGAGGAAGATGCCGTACCAGCCGAATATCGGCGGACCGAGCAGGTACGCGAACATGATCAGCCCGTTGTGGAACAGCCGCCCGGAGAGGTACGGTCGGATGTAGGTGCGGACGAGGTTGTCGAAGACGAGTCCCATCAGCACGTAGAACAGCACCGGAAACCACAGCCGCGTCGGGTCGGTCCGCAGCGCGATCAGCGAGAGATAGGCGACGATGACGACGTAGACGATGGAGCGGCCGACGAGCGGCACGACCGTCGCGAGACCGGTCGCCACGGCCGCGAGAACCGGCTGTGGAATCGCGAGTCCCGGCGGCGCGAGGAGGTTGAGTGCGGTGTAGATGAGCGCCGAGAGGACCATGATGGCGAAGATCGTGAGCGTGTAGCCGAAGAACACCGAGTCCAGCCCGCGGTCGACCGCCCGGAGGTACTCGTCGGTGGTGGTCCCCTCGCCGACGACGTTCGCCCGGACCCAGCCGGCGAGTCGGTCCTCGTCGCGCACGAGGAAGAACACGAAGATCAGCGCGAGAAACCCGTTGTACGCCTGTGCGGCTGACGCCCCGACGACGCCCTGCACCCATCCGAGCGCCGACTGGACGGACGGGTCGCCGAGCAAATCGGTCGCCGCACGGTACAGTTGGTCGGGGGCGGTCGGAATCACTCCCGTATCGAGGCCGGGAGCGAGCGTTTCGAGCAAGGTCTCGACGTCCGCCGGCCGGACCGCCGAGAGCTGTCCGACTGCGACGGCGACGAGGAGCGCGAGGATCGTGACGAACGGCAGGACGATGACGAGCATCGTCAGCCCGGCGGTCACGCTCGGTGAGCCGATACGGGACCCGAGCCGCCTGTTGATCGGTCGTGCGACGTAGTAGAGGAAGACGCCGAAGACGAGCCAGCCCACGTAGGCATCGAGAGTCACGACCAGCACGGCCGCCAGCACGGCGGCGAACAGCCACCATCCGACCCCCGGACGAACCGGTTCGTCCGGGGGCCGATCTCCCTGCCCTTGCTCGCCCATGCGGACGTATTGACTATCTTAGTATTATGAGCATCGGTCGCGTCACTCTCAGCCGAGTCGCACCGGGTCGTTGCTCGGACGGAGTTCCACCGCTACCTCCTCGCCGACGGCGAACGCCCGGTCGGGACAGACGAGTTTCGCGCCGAAGGTCTCGCGGGCACAGAACAGCGACAGTCCGGTGATCGGGTCTCCGTCGACGAGGACCGCGAGACCGTTCCATTCGACGGTACGGCCCGAGGCATGGCCGATCTGTCGACCCAGCAACGATACCGGCCCAGCCCCGCCGCCGAACGCTCCCGCACCCGCGTAGTGGACGAGACCGCCGTCGAGAACCGCCCCGCCGTCGCTCGCGAGACCTACGAACCGCTCGCCCGGCGCGGGGTGAGCGGGTGCGTCGAGGACGGCGTAAGTCTCGCCGGTCTCGACGACAGTCCCCGAACCGTCCCACGCCAGCCCCTCGATGTCGACGTCGATAGTGAGCGGTTCGGAGCCGCTCGCCCGGTAGGGGTTCGCTTCGGAATCGCGGAGTTCGAGGTGCACGTGGTCGTCGACCCACGGCGCGAAAAAGCCCGCACGGACGAGTGTGCCCATCTCGTCGCCAATGTCGAGCGTGTCGCCCGGTTCGACTGCCGGCTCGACGTGGAGGATACGGGCGACGTGCTCGCCCGTATCGACGAGCACGAGATGATCGTTTTCGGCGGCATAGGGTTTCGGCGGTGCACGAACAGTACGAGTATCGAGCACCCTGCCGGCGACGGGCGCGGGGGCCGGCGAGCGCGTGCCGTCGGTGGTCGGGCCGAAGCCCGGGTTCGGGTAGAGATCGATGGCACAGCCCCAGTCGTGGGCGGCGTAGGGCGAGTTGTACAGCGAGAAGCGCCGGTAGTGTGAGAGCGCGTCCGCCGGGAGGGTGACGGCCATCGTCGATAGAAGGACCCGTGGGAGTTTATACGGACGGTTGTGGCTCCGTACCGCGATGCGAAGCCGAAGGGGTATCGACGGCGAAGTACTCCCGCGAGGGTTCCGCCGAAAGCACTCACGACAGCCCCAATACCCCTCCCGCTCGTAAATCGACCATGCGCGTCTTCGACGGCCGGACTGCGGACATCGAGGCGGACAGGGAGCGGACCCGGGCGATGTTCGCGTTCACCAAAGAGACCGGCGAACCGGCCGTGCGCGCGTGGGTTCCGCACCGACAGGTCGCCTTTGGCCGGCGCGACGCCCGCGCGGCGGGCTACGAGCGGGCGAAATCGGCCGCCGAGGAGCGAGATTTCCCGGCCGTCGAGCGCTCGGTCGGTGGCCGGGCGGTCGCCTATACTGGTTCGACGGTCGCGTTCGCACGGGCCGAACCCACCGACGGGCGGGAGATCCAGCAGCGGTACACGCGGACGACGGACGATCTACAGAGCGCCTTTCGCCGTCTCGGCGTCGAGGCACGTCCCGGCGAACCACCGGATTCGTTCTGTCCGGGGTCGCACTCGCTGCAAGCCGACGGCAAGATTGCAGGGCTTGCCCAGCGCGTCACGGGCGAGGGGGCGCTCGTCGCCGGCATCGTCCTCACCCGCGACGCCGACGAGATAGCAGGGGTGCTCGACCCCGTATATACCGCGCTCGACGTCCCGTTCGACCCAGGTAGCGTGGGCAGCATCGAACGCGCCGGCGGCGAGAGCGAGCCCGCGACCGTCGCCGACGAGATCGAGAGTGCGCTCGTCGAAGGCTATCGTGAATCCAACGGAAGCGACCGACAGGATTAGGCCCGCAGGCACGCCAGCGAAGGCATGTTGATTCGGGACGCGACGCTCGCCGACGGCCGCCGGCGCGACGTTCGTATCGAGGGCGAACGCATCGCCGCCGTCGGCCACGGGCTGTCAACGGCGACCGACGAGACGGTGATCGACGCCGACGGGAAGCTCCTCCTGCCGGGGATGATAGATTCACACGTCCACTTCCGCCAGCCGGGGTTCCCCGAAAAGGAGACGTGGGCGAGCGGCAGTCGGGCGGCGGCAGCGGGCGGCGTCACCACCGTGGTGGATCAGCCGAACACCCAACCGCCGACGGTCGATGGGGAAAGTTTCGCCGAAAAGCAGGAACTGGCCGCCGATTCGTTGGTGGATTTCGGCATCAACGGCGGTGTCACGCCCGACTGGTCGCCCAGAGAGCTGTTCGAGCGGCCGCTGTTGGCCCTCGGCGAAGTCTTTCTCGCGGATTCCACAGGTGAAATGGGAATCGACGCCGATCTGTTCGCGGCGGCCGTCGAGCGGGCCACCGAGCGGGACGTTCCCGTGACCGTCCACGCCGAGGACGCCAGCGAGTTCGACGAGAGTGTGTTGTCGAGTACGGAGACCACGAGCGCGAAAGAGCACGCGGACGCCGATGTGTGGAGCGCCTTTCGGACCGCGGAGGCCGAACTCGCCGCCGTCGAGCGCGCCTGCGAGGTCGGTCGAGAGGCGGGCGCACGGCTCCACATCGCCCACACGAGCACCCCCGAGGGCATCGATCGCGCGGATGAGTCGGGCATGACCTGCGAGGTGACGCCCCATCACCTCCTGCTCTCGCGCGACGACCTCGACGAACTGGGAACGCAGGGACGGATGAACCCGCCGCTGCGGAGCGAGGAGCGACGGGAGACTGTGTATCAGCGCGTCGCCGACGGGGTAGTCGAGATGGTGGCGACCGACCACGCGCCCCACACCCTCGCCGAGAAGGACACGGGGATCTGGGACGCTCCGAGCGGTGTGCCGGGCGTCGAGACCGCGCTGCCGTTGCTGTTGGCCGAGGCTCGTGCGGGAAAACTGAGTTACGAGCGCGTACGCGACCTCACGGCGGCGAACCCGGCGCGCGTGTTCGACCTGCCACGAAAGGGAGGCATCGAGGCAGGCAAAGACGCCGACCTCGCCCTGTTCGACCCCGACGAAACCCGCGAGATTCGTGGTGCGGATCTCCACTCGAAGGCTGGCTGGACGCCGTTCGAGGGTCGGGAGGGTGTGTTCCCGGAATGGACGATGGTGCGCGGAGAGATGGTTTACGAGCGGGACGAAAACGGGGAACGGTTCGGCGATGTACGCGGGGCGAACGTTCGGTCAGGCGAGTAACGTCGTTCCGAGTACGACGCCGACCATCACGCCAGCGCCGAAGCCCGCGATGCGAGCCATTGCCCGCCGGGAGTCGCGTTCGGTCCAGTCGGAACCCGCGTCGAGATAGCGCTGGAGCGCCTCGATAGCGCCGCCGGCGAGCACCGACCCCGACCAGCCGAGCACGCCGAAGCCGAGCGCGAGCGCGCCGACCGCGAAGGTCTGTGTGCTGGCAAAGCGAAGCGTCCGCAGGCCGGCGAGCACGACGAGTGCGAGACCTCCCACGAGAATGCCGGTCGCACCCGCCGTGGCGAGCAGTCGGATCCGCGGGCGGAGCCACGCGCGCGGCGTCATCCGGCCGACGACATCAGTCGATGGCCTCGCGCATCCGCGGGTCGAGCGCGTCGCGCATCCCGTCCCCGAGGAGATTGAAGCCCAGTACCGTGATGGCGAGCAGGAGACCGGGGAAGAACGACCACCACCACTGGCCCGTGAGTAGCCCCTGCTCAACACCGTTCGAGAGCATCAGCCCCCACGATGGCGTGCCCGTCGCCGCGCCGAAGCCAAGAAACGAGAGCGCCGCGAGATCGATGATGGCCAGCCCGAAATTGAGTGTGCTCTGGACGGTGATGGGCGCGAGGCAGTTCGGCAGGATGTGCCGGACGATGACCCGCGGGTCGGTCGCGCCGAGTGCGACCGTAGCATCGACGTACTCGTCTTCGAGCACCGCGAGCGCCGCGCCGCGGATGACGCGGGCGAATCGCGGGGTGTAGACCAGCGTGAGCGCGGCGACCGCCCGCCAGAGCCCGAGTCCGTCGGGGAAGATGGCGACCAGCGCGAGTGCCAACAGGAGCGAGGGGAAGGCGAGCAGCACGTCCATCGTTCGCATCACGACGTTGTCGGTGAGGTCGCCGAAGTAGGCCGCGACGATGCCGAGACCCACACCCGCGATCGTGGAGACGCCGACCGTGATCGTCCCGTAGAGCATCGCGTACCACGCGCCGTAGAGCACGCGCGGGAAGATGTCGCGGGCCTGGCCATCCGTCCCGAAGGGATACTCGAAGAAACC
This region of Halococcus sediminicola genomic DNA includes:
- a CDS encoding DUF7268 family protein encodes the protein MTPRAWLRPRIRLLATAGATGILVGGLALVVLAGLRTLRFASTQTFAVGALALGFGVLGWSGSVLAGGAIEALQRYLDAGSDWTERDSRRAMARIAGFGAGVMVGVVLGTTLLA
- a CDS encoding ABC transporter permease; translation: MSTETETRSGQTRGVLDRLRASPFLSDLLSNRLALAGLTVIFVMVVVAIYARLFIDLEAISLTQFGQNPPRQAPGWWANLFGSGPQTVGFFEYPFGTDGQARDIFPRVLYGAWYAMLYGTITVGVSTIAGVGLGIVAAYFGDLTDNVVMRTMDVLLAFPSLLLALALVAIFPDGLGLWRAVAALTLVYTPRFARVIRGAALAVLEDEYVDATVALGATDPRVIVRHILPNCLAPITVQSTLNFGLAIIDLAALSFLGFGAATGTPSWGLMLSNGVEQGLLTGQWWWSFFPGLLLAITVLGFNLLGDGMRDALDPRMREAID
- a CDS encoding dihydroorotase, whose translation is MLIRDATLADGRRRDVRIEGERIAAVGHGLSTATDETVIDADGKLLLPGMIDSHVHFRQPGFPEKETWASGSRAAAAGGVTTVVDQPNTQPPTVDGESFAEKQELAADSLVDFGINGGVTPDWSPRELFERPLLALGEVFLADSTGEMGIDADLFAAAVERATERDVPVTVHAEDASEFDESVLSSTETTSAKEHADADVWSAFRTAEAELAAVERACEVGREAGARLHIAHTSTPEGIDRADESGMTCEVTPHHLLLSRDDLDELGTQGRMNPPLRSEERRETVYQRVADGVVEMVATDHAPHTLAEKDTGIWDAPSGVPGVETALPLLLAEARAGKLSYERVRDLTAANPARVFDLPRKGGIEAGKDADLALFDPDETREIRGADLHSKAGWTPFEGREGVFPEWTMVRGEMVYERDENGERFGDVRGANVRSGE